A genomic stretch from Streptococcus oralis includes:
- a CDS encoding TetR/AcrR family transcriptional regulator, producing MLLDKKQSLKTAAYEVFSKKGYKATGISEIARQAGVAVGSFYNYYESKEAIFLDIYIDENNRVRQAMIEELDWEIDMIDLIGQLFAQSRTLVSSNKILAEWYNPAIADELHSYYSSEEGKVANPFHQFLVKTFTNRMQAEGYSPEKIQDILQVYNLFYYMDMHITEKDFPDIGKTVEILATNFIKGVLK from the coding sequence ATCCTATTGGACAAAAAACAATCTTTAAAGACAGCAGCCTATGAAGTTTTTTCGAAAAAAGGTTACAAGGCAACAGGTATTTCAGAAATTGCTAGGCAAGCTGGTGTTGCAGTTGGTTCTTTTTATAACTATTACGAGAGTAAAGAAGCCATTTTTCTAGACATCTATATAGATGAAAACAACCGTGTTCGCCAAGCTATGATCGAAGAACTGGATTGGGAAATTGACATGATCGACCTCATTGGTCAACTATTTGCTCAGTCCAGAACTCTCGTTTCTTCCAATAAAATCCTTGCAGAATGGTACAATCCTGCCATCGCAGATGAGTTGCACAGCTACTATTCCTCGGAAGAAGGCAAAGTCGCAAATCCTTTTCATCAGTTTCTAGTTAAAACTTTTACAAATCGCATGCAGGCTGAAGGGTACTCGCCAGAAAAGATTCAAGATATTTTACAGGTTTATAATCTTTTTTACTATATGGATATGCATATCACGGAAAAAGATTTTCCAGATATTGGCAAAACTGTTGAAATACTTGCAACCAACTTCATTAAAGGAGTTCTAAAATAA